The DNA segment GCTCCTGGTTGCAGAAGCCAGCAACTAGCTCGGCCAGCGGAGCTACCGACCGCTGGATGTCCATGCTGGCTGGTTAATGTAGTTCCCGGCATCCCTTCGTCGTCTAGAGCTGAACTGACCGTGCCAACCTGCAAAAACTGTGGAGAGGTCGTGACCTCTCAGTACGTCCGCGTGTTCGCACCGCCCGGGATGGATACCGTTCGGGTTTGTCCCTCGTGTGAAGACATGGTTCGGGATGGGGCGGGCGTCCGTGATGCCCACTCGTAGTTCGGGAATTCCGCCGCATCGACTGTCTTTCAGGGTACGCCCCCGACGGGTCGTATGCAACAGGATGCCCGAAATCCAATCTTCCCACTGATGAAGAACGGATATCGTGCTGTTCCGACGTACAATATATCTCGCTGAAATGTGTGAGAGAGGCGTGCTCGATCGGCATATCGGCGTTGAGTGCGTGACTGAGTCCGGATAAAACCCGGAAATTTGACACCGTTCCCGAAAAACGAGCAAAAGTTCTTTTGTTGTATTCGCTACGGATATTCTGTGATTTCGATCGTCAGAGCAATTTCGTACTGCTAACCCTGACGTTCGTCTTCTGTATCGTGGT comes from the Halococcus hamelinensis 100A6 genome and includes:
- a CDS encoding DUF7563 family protein, yielding MPTCKNCGEVVTSQYVRVFAPPGMDTVRVCPSCEDMVRDGAGVRDAHS